Proteins encoded within one genomic window of Prauserella marina:
- a CDS encoding response regulator transcription factor has protein sequence MTSMNAQPRRGRKDGSPLRVLVVDDEASLAELLSMALRMEGWEIRTAADGRSAVNLAREFKPDVVVLDVMLPDFDGLEVLRRLRADKPELPVLLLTAKDAVEDRIAGLTAGGDDYVTKPFSLEELALRVRALLRRARVVADTTESTLVVGDLTLDEDSREVHRGGVPVVLTATEFELLRYLMRNPKRVLSKARILDRVWSYDFGGQANIVELYISYLRKKIDADRKPMIHTMRGAGYVLKPAS, from the coding sequence ATGACCAGCATGAACGCCCAGCCGAGGCGAGGCAGGAAGGACGGTTCACCCTTGCGGGTGCTCGTCGTCGACGACGAGGCCAGCCTCGCCGAACTGCTCTCCATGGCACTGCGGATGGAGGGGTGGGAGATCCGCACGGCCGCCGACGGCAGGTCGGCGGTCAACCTCGCTCGCGAGTTCAAGCCGGACGTCGTCGTGCTCGACGTGATGCTGCCCGACTTCGACGGCCTTGAGGTGCTGCGCAGGTTGCGCGCGGACAAGCCCGAACTGCCCGTGCTGTTGCTGACCGCGAAGGACGCCGTCGAGGACAGGATCGCGGGCCTCACCGCTGGAGGGGACGACTACGTCACCAAGCCGTTCAGTCTCGAAGAGCTGGCGCTGAGGGTGAGAGCGCTGCTGAGGAGAGCGAGGGTCGTCGCGGACACGACGGAATCGACGCTCGTCGTCGGTGATCTGACGCTCGACGAGGACAGCAGGGAGGTGCACAGGGGTGGTGTGCCCGTCGTGCTGACCGCGACCGAGTTCGAGCTGCTGCGCTACCTCATGCGCAACCCGAAAAGGGTGCTTTCCAAGGCACGGATCCTCGACAGGGTGTGGAGTTACGACTTCGGCGGCCAGGCCAACATCGTCGAGCTGTACATCTCCTATCTGCGGAAGAAGATCGACGCCGACCGCAAGCCCATGATCCACACCATGCGCGGCGCGGGTTATGTGCTCAAGCCCGCGAGCTGA
- a CDS encoding DUF397 domain-containing protein — MADYAAEADYDPATAVRAFDPANWQKSFASEPNGGNCVEVNLAADKVGVRDTKLVDSPVFVFDPAEWSAFLIAVKAGQFDLPG, encoded by the coding sequence ATGGCCGATTATGCCGCGGAAGCGGATTACGACCCGGCAACGGCGGTGCGCGCCTTCGACCCTGCCAACTGGCAGAAGTCGTTCGCGAGCGAGCCGAACGGTGGCAACTGCGTCGAGGTCAACTTAGCCGCGGACAAGGTCGGGGTGCGGGACACCAAGCTGGTGGACAGCCCGGTTTTCGTGTTCGACCCCGCCGAGTGGTCCGCGTTCCTGATCGCCGTCAAGGCAGGTCAGTTCGACCTTCCCGGCTGA
- a CDS encoding helix-turn-helix domain-containing protein, translating into MASTVTSRRKQLGNELRHARISAGLTQTQVAEILGCTQGKVNKIESGAVGVKLGDVRAMLDTFSIGGEEADTLLNLARAAAGQRGAWSGYRSVVPHWFRTFTDLEPAAAEIMTWHGERIPGPLQSEHYMLKQFTEFGATDITSLVRNRLDRKAVFDQQQPPYYRFIISESALRRAPGGAAPAVMLDQLEHMLELERRPRVYIHVLPFNAKLASVPNDFTIMRFPDRTRDFVYIEHTAGGVYLDDIKDFQLFVDSWDRLRGAALERQETRQFFKELAETYRAQLNT; encoded by the coding sequence ATGGCCAGCACAGTTACGTCTCGTCGCAAGCAACTCGGCAACGAGTTGCGGCATGCGCGTATTTCGGCTGGGCTCACCCAGACGCAGGTCGCCGAAATTCTCGGCTGCACGCAGGGCAAGGTCAACAAGATCGAGTCGGGGGCAGTCGGCGTCAAACTCGGTGACGTGCGGGCCATGCTCGACACCTTCTCCATCGGGGGCGAGGAAGCCGACACCCTGCTGAACCTCGCGAGGGCGGCGGCAGGACAGCGCGGCGCGTGGTCGGGTTACCGATCCGTTGTCCCCCACTGGTTCCGTACCTTCACCGATCTCGAACCCGCCGCGGCGGAGATCATGACCTGGCACGGTGAGCGGATTCCCGGTCCACTGCAATCGGAGCACTACATGCTCAAGCAGTTCACCGAGTTCGGCGCCACCGACATCACCTCGCTCGTGCGCAACCGGCTCGACCGCAAGGCGGTCTTCGACCAGCAGCAGCCGCCCTACTACCGGTTCATCATCAGCGAGTCGGCCTTGCGGAGGGCGCCGGGAGGTGCCGCTCCAGCCGTGATGCTCGACCAGTTGGAGCACATGCTCGAACTGGAGCGCAGGCCAAGGGTCTACATCCATGTGTTGCCGTTCAACGCGAAGCTGGCTTCGGTGCCCAACGACTTCACCATCATGCGGTTTCCGGACCGCACGAGGGATTTCGTCTACATCGAGCACACGGCCGGTGGTGTGTACCTCGACGACATCAAGGATTTCCAGCTCTTCGTCGATTCGTGGGACCGGCTGCGTGGGGCGGCACTCGAACGGCAGGAGACCCGGCAGTTCTTCAAGGAGCTCGCCGAGACGTACCGGGCACAGCTCAACACCTGA
- the gndA gene encoding NADP-dependent phosphogluconate dehydrogenase, which produces MTKKASIGVTGLAVMGRNLARNLARHGHTVALHNRSDQRTRDLVEEFGSEGDFVPAYSAKDFVAALDRPRQVVIMVKAGAPTDAVIEEFAPLLEKGDVIVDAGNAHFADTRRREAALRERGLHFVGAGVSGGEEGALHGPSIMPGGSAESYESLGPLFEDISAKVDGTPCCAHIGPDGAGHFVKMVHNGIEYSDMQLIAESFDLLRGAAGFEPARIAEVFRTWNTGRLDSYLIEITAEVLGHVDAATGKPFVDVVADRAEQKGTGRWTVQIGLDLGIPITGIAEATFARSLSGHTELRASARGLSGPSRTPLAGAEAERFADDVEQALYASKVVAYAQGFNQIQAASAEYDWNIDLGAVASIWRGGCIIRATFLDDIRVAFEAEPTLPTLLTSGDFRKAVEEAQDAWRSVVSTAVRLGIPTPGFSTALAYYDELRAQRLPAALIQGQRDYFGAHTYQRVDREGSFHTEWATEARAERPA; this is translated from the coding sequence ATGACCAAGAAGGCAAGCATCGGTGTCACCGGCCTCGCGGTGATGGGCCGCAACCTGGCGCGCAATCTTGCCAGGCACGGGCACACGGTCGCACTCCACAACCGTTCGGACCAGCGGACAAGAGACCTCGTCGAGGAGTTCGGCTCGGAGGGCGACTTCGTCCCCGCCTACTCGGCGAAGGACTTCGTCGCGGCGCTCGACCGGCCGAGGCAAGTGGTCATCATGGTCAAGGCGGGTGCGCCGACCGACGCGGTCATCGAAGAGTTCGCCCCGCTGCTCGAAAAGGGCGACGTGATCGTGGACGCTGGCAACGCGCACTTCGCCGACACCCGCAGGAGGGAAGCCGCACTGCGGGAACGCGGGCTGCACTTCGTCGGCGCCGGGGTGTCCGGCGGCGAGGAAGGCGCCCTGCACGGCCCGAGCATCATGCCTGGCGGCTCCGCCGAGTCCTACGAGTCGCTGGGCCCGCTGTTCGAGGACATCTCGGCCAAGGTCGACGGCACGCCGTGTTGCGCGCACATCGGGCCGGACGGCGCGGGCCACTTCGTCAAGATGGTGCACAACGGCATCGAGTACTCGGACATGCAGCTCATCGCCGAGTCGTTCGACCTGCTGCGCGGCGCGGCAGGATTCGAACCGGCGCGGATCGCCGAGGTGTTCCGCACCTGGAACACCGGGCGGCTCGACTCCTACCTCATCGAGATCACCGCCGAGGTGCTCGGTCACGTCGACGCCGCGACGGGCAAGCCGTTCGTCGACGTCGTCGCCGACAGGGCCGAGCAGAAGGGCACCGGCCGCTGGACGGTCCAAATCGGACTTGACCTCGGCATCCCGATCACCGGCATCGCGGAAGCCACGTTCGCGAGGTCGCTGTCGGGGCACACCGAGCTGCGCGCCTCGGCTCGCGGCCTTTCCGGTCCTTCGCGGACTCCGCTCGCCGGAGCCGAGGCCGAGCGCTTCGCCGACGATGTCGAGCAGGCGCTCTACGCGTCGAAGGTCGTCGCCTACGCGCAGGGCTTCAACCAGATCCAGGCGGCGAGCGCGGAATACGACTGGAACATCGACCTCGGCGCGGTCGCCTCGATCTGGCGGGGCGGTTGCATCATCCGCGCCACGTTCCTCGACGACATCAGGGTGGCCTTCGAGGCCGAGCCCACGTTGCCGACGCTGCTCACCAGCGGCGACTTCCGCAAGGCCGTCGAGGAAGCGCAGGACGCGTGGCGCTCGGTGGTCTCGACCGCGGTCAGGCTCGGCATCCCGACGCCCGGCTTCTCCACCGCGCTCGCCTACTACGACGAGCTGAGGGCACAACGCCTGCCCGCCGCCCTGATCCAGGGGCAACGCGACTACTTCGGCGCGCACACCTATCAGCGCGTCGACCGCGAGGGCAGCTTCCACACCGAGTGGGCGACGGAAGCACGCGCCGAGCGACCCGCCTGA
- a CDS encoding 4-hydroxybenzoate 3-monooxygenase — MTETQVGIIGAGPAGLLLSYLLHREGIDAVVLETRSREYVEKRVRAGVCEQPTVELLTEIGVGDRLAEEGMPHHGLSLRFDGEDHRIALTELTGRSITVYGQQEIVKDLIAAHVEKGLPLEFEVSDVELRDVDTDPRVSYTDANGNARQLRCAVIAGCDGFHGVSRPAIPAQHVRRFDHEYPFAWLGVLARTPPSHEELIYTHHERGFALHSMRSPEITRLYLQVPPTEHIEQWSDDRIWSELEQRLVTKTGFDLKEGPVLEKSITPMRSFVVEPMQYGKLFLAGDAAHIVPPTGAKGMNLAVADVRNLARAFVALLREGNPEQAASYSDRCLRRVWRAEHFSWYMTSMLHRDPGADEFQHRLQLSQLRYTATSKAAATSLAENYVGLPFD; from the coding sequence GTGACCGAAACGCAGGTTGGCATCATCGGCGCGGGCCCTGCCGGGCTCCTGCTCTCTTACCTGCTGCATCGTGAGGGCATCGACGCCGTCGTGCTCGAAACCCGCAGCAGGGAGTACGTCGAGAAGCGGGTGAGGGCGGGGGTGTGCGAGCAGCCGACGGTCGAATTGCTGACCGAGATCGGCGTCGGCGACCGGCTGGCCGAGGAAGGTATGCCGCACCACGGGCTCTCACTGCGGTTCGACGGCGAGGATCACCGCATCGCGCTGACCGAGCTGACCGGCCGCAGCATCACCGTCTACGGGCAGCAGGAGATCGTCAAGGACCTCATCGCCGCGCACGTCGAGAAGGGGCTTCCTCTCGAATTCGAGGTGTCCGATGTGGAGCTGCGCGACGTGGACACCGACCCGCGCGTCAGCTACACCGACGCGAACGGCAACGCGAGGCAGCTCCGCTGTGCCGTCATCGCCGGTTGCGATGGCTTCCACGGCGTGAGCAGACCGGCGATCCCCGCACAGCATGTGCGCCGGTTCGACCACGAATACCCGTTCGCGTGGCTCGGCGTGCTCGCGAGGACCCCGCCTTCGCACGAGGAACTGATCTACACCCACCACGAACGTGGGTTCGCGCTGCACAGCATGCGGTCGCCGGAGATCACCCGGCTCTATCTCCAGGTGCCGCCCACCGAACACATCGAGCAGTGGTCCGACGACCGGATCTGGAGCGAACTCGAACAGCGCCTCGTCACCAAAACGGGCTTCGACCTCAAGGAAGGCCCGGTACTGGAAAAGAGCATCACCCCGATGCGCAGCTTCGTCGTCGAGCCGATGCAGTACGGCAAGCTGTTCCTCGCCGGCGACGCCGCGCACATCGTGCCGCCGACGGGGGCCAAGGGGATGAACCTCGCCGTCGCCGATGTGCGCAACCTCGCGAGGGCCTTCGTCGCGTTGCTCCGCGAAGGGAACCCCGAGCAGGCGGCTTCCTATTCGGACCGCTGCCTGCGCAGGGTGTGGCGTGCCGAGCACTTCTCCTGGTACATGACCTCGATGCTGCACCGCGACCCTGGCGCCGACGAGTTCCAGCACCGGCTCCAGCTCTCGCAGCTCAGGTACACGGCAACGTCGAAGGCGGCGGCGACGAGCCTCGCCGAGAACTACGTCGGCCTGCCCTTCGACTGA
- a CDS encoding IclR family transcriptional regulator: MLGVGVRHNSKVSPTVVGRVLAVLDAFSSDHPVLTLSELSRRSGLPLSTTHRLVKELTAKGALERDAAGAYRVGLWLWEVASLAPHGAGLRESALPFLEDLYEATHQNVQLAVLDSGEVVYVERISGRGSIRIQSRVGGRLPVHATGVGLVLLAFAPVQVQERALAAPLKRYSAKTISSSGQLRRVLADVRRDGVAISDGQIELEALSVAAPVHGKDDSVVAAISIVVPGGGADARALVPAVKAAARGISRVLGAPSALHAPNEARRETL, translated from the coding sequence ATGTTGGGTGTCGGAGTGCGGCACAATTCGAAGGTCTCACCGACAGTGGTCGGCCGAGTGCTCGCTGTGCTCGACGCCTTCAGTTCCGATCATCCCGTGCTGACGCTCTCCGAATTGAGCAGGAGATCCGGGCTCCCGTTGTCGACGACGCACCGGCTGGTCAAAGAGCTGACCGCGAAGGGCGCGCTCGAACGCGACGCGGCGGGCGCGTACCGCGTCGGCCTGTGGTTGTGGGAGGTGGCCTCGCTCGCGCCGCACGGAGCCGGTCTTCGGGAAAGCGCGTTGCCGTTCCTCGAAGACCTCTACGAGGCGACTCATCAGAACGTGCAGTTGGCCGTGCTCGACTCCGGCGAGGTCGTGTACGTCGAGCGGATCTCAGGGCGCGGTTCCATCCGGATCCAGTCACGCGTAGGTGGGAGGCTACCGGTGCACGCCACCGGGGTCGGCCTGGTGTTGCTGGCCTTCGCGCCGGTGCAGGTGCAGGAACGCGCGCTGGCCGCGCCGCTCAAGCGGTACTCGGCGAAGACGATCTCCTCGTCGGGGCAGCTCCGCAGGGTGCTCGCCGACGTGCGAAGGGACGGCGTCGCGATCAGCGACGGTCAGATCGAACTTGAGGCGCTTTCGGTCGCCGCGCCCGTTCACGGCAAGGACGATTCGGTCGTCGCCGCGATCTCCATCGTGGTCCCAGGGGGAGGTGCCGACGCTCGCGCGCTCGTGCCCGCGGTGAAGGCCGCCGCGAGGGGGATATCGAGGGTGCTGGGTGCGCCGAGCGCTCTGCACGCGCCGAACGAGGCACGAAGGGAAACTCTCTGA
- a CDS encoding TrkH family potassium uptake protein: protein MALLARLALRRFLPDWRRPARIVVLAFLGVIAIGTTLLMLPIATTSGERADFVSALFTATSAVCVTGLVVVDTPTHWSAFGEIVILALVQIGGLGIMTIASLLGLLVSRKLGLKLQITAQTETKTLDLGDVRRVIRGVLLVTLAFEVLVAGFLVVRFRTGYGYEWLTALYHGVFHSVTAFNNAGFALYPDNLMGFATDGWICVPIAIAVLAGGLGFPVWVEIWRNRRGNRRWSLHTKITLVTSAVLLVIGVGVITLAEWNNPETLGGFGAGGRLVAGFFAGVMPRTAGFNSVDIGEMESGTLLVTNILMFIGGGSASTAGGIKVTTFALLAFVIYAEVRGEPSVHVMGRKLPIGTQRQALTVALLSVGAVVAGTLLLLTLTKLRLETALFETISAFSTVGMTTGVTTETGSWGHLVLIMLMFLGRVGPITLASALALRERSRRYELPEERPIVG from the coding sequence GTGGCGCTGCTTGCGCGCCTCGCCCTGCGCAGGTTCCTGCCGGACTGGCGTCGGCCCGCCCGGATAGTCGTGCTCGCCTTCCTCGGCGTCATCGCGATCGGCACGACGCTGCTCATGCTGCCGATCGCCACCACATCGGGTGAGCGGGCCGACTTCGTTTCGGCGCTGTTCACCGCCACGTCGGCGGTGTGCGTCACCGGCCTCGTCGTCGTGGACACGCCGACGCACTGGTCGGCGTTCGGCGAGATCGTCATCCTCGCGCTCGTCCAGATCGGCGGGCTCGGCATCATGACCATCGCCTCGCTGCTCGGCCTTCTCGTGTCCCGCAAGCTCGGGCTGAAGCTCCAGATCACCGCGCAAACCGAGACCAAGACCCTCGATCTCGGCGACGTCCGAAGGGTCATTCGCGGCGTCCTGCTCGTCACGCTGGCCTTCGAAGTGCTGGTCGCGGGCTTCCTGGTCGTCAGGTTCCGCACCGGATACGGCTACGAGTGGCTGACCGCGCTCTACCACGGCGTCTTCCATTCGGTCACGGCGTTCAACAACGCGGGTTTCGCGCTCTACCCGGACAACCTCATGGGGTTCGCGACGGACGGCTGGATCTGCGTGCCGATCGCGATCGCCGTACTCGCCGGCGGGCTCGGTTTCCCCGTGTGGGTCGAGATCTGGCGCAACCGGCGCGGTAACCGGCGATGGTCGCTTCACACGAAGATCACGCTGGTGACCTCGGCGGTACTGCTGGTGATCGGCGTCGGAGTCATCACCCTCGCCGAGTGGAACAACCCCGAGACGCTGGGCGGCTTCGGCGCTGGGGGCAGGCTCGTCGCGGGCTTCTTCGCGGGGGTCATGCCGAGGACAGCGGGGTTCAACAGCGTCGACATCGGCGAGATGGAGTCGGGAACGCTGCTGGTCACCAACATCCTGATGTTCATCGGCGGCGGCAGCGCGAGTACGGCGGGCGGCATCAAGGTGACCACGTTCGCACTGCTCGCCTTCGTGATCTACGCCGAGGTTCGCGGCGAGCCCTCGGTACACGTGATGGGCCGCAAGCTGCCCATCGGCACGCAGCGGCAAGCTCTGACCGTCGCGCTGCTGAGCGTCGGCGCGGTCGTCGCGGGAACCCTGCTGCTGCTCACGTTGACGAAACTGCGGCTCGAAACCGCGCTGTTCGAGACCATCTCCGCGTTCTCGACGGTCGGTATGACGACAGGGGTGACCACCGAGACGGGCTCATGGGGCCATCTCGTGCTGATCATGCTGATGTTCCTCGGCAGGGTCGGGCCGATCACCCTGGCTTCGGCGCTCGCGCTCCGCGAACGTTCCCGACGATACGAACTACCGGAAGAGAGGCCGATCGTTGGCTAA
- a CDS encoding potassium channel family protein: MANRRQSHRVVVIGLGRFGSSLAIELVRGGSEVLGIDNNPRLVQKLADELTHTAIADTTDVEALTQLGVPEFQRAVVGIGNDIEASILTTSVLSDFAIPSIWAKAISRQHGRILERVGAHHVVLPEHDMGERVAHLVTGRMLDYIEFEDDYALVKTLAPAEAIGRPLGETKVRAKYGVTVVGIKRPGTGFTYATPETVVNADDILIVAGERDRVENFADLV, from the coding sequence TTGGCTAATCGCAGGCAAAGTCACCGGGTCGTCGTCATCGGCCTCGGCCGGTTCGGCAGCTCGCTCGCCATCGAACTGGTTCGCGGCGGAAGCGAAGTGCTCGGCATCGACAACAACCCGAGGCTGGTGCAGAAGCTGGCCGACGAGCTGACGCACACCGCCATCGCGGACACCACCGACGTGGAAGCGTTGACCCAGCTCGGGGTTCCCGAGTTCCAGCGGGCCGTCGTCGGAATCGGCAACGACATCGAGGCGAGCATCCTCACCACGTCGGTACTTTCCGACTTCGCGATTCCCTCCATCTGGGCGAAAGCGATCAGCAGGCAACACGGCCGGATCCTCGAACGCGTCGGCGCACACCACGTCGTGCTGCCCGAACACGACATGGGCGAACGAGTCGCGCACCTCGTGACGGGGCGGATGCTGGACTACATCGAGTTCGAGGACGACTACGCGCTCGTGAAGACGCTCGCACCGGCGGAGGCGATCGGCAGGCCGCTCGGCGAGACGAAGGTGCGCGCGAAGTACGGGGTCACGGTTGTCGGCATCAAACGACCTGGCACCGGTTTCACCTACGCCACACCGGAAACCGTGGTCAACGCCGACGACATCCTCATCGTCGCCGGAGAACGCGACCGGGTGGAGAACTTCGCCGACCTCGTCTGA
- a CDS encoding 5-methyltetrahydropteroyltriglutamate--homocysteine S-methyltransferase, whose protein sequence is MTQRSSPPFRADHVGSLLRPPTLHEARERAAEGVISKEELRAVEDEAIRGVVDLQRKVGLQSATDGEFRRASWHMDFIYQLEGVSKSDERLHVKFHNAAGDLEFSPPGLQVDGKVGLGAPIFAEHFAYLKSIVDPGVTPKLTIPSPSMVYYRGGRSAVAETVYPDLEDFFADLGAAYAEEVKAIGELGCTYLQLDDTSLAYLNDPAQRELVARMGFDPEKLHLRNIKTMNAAIAAKPEGMAITTHLCRGNFRSSWAAEGSYDFVAEALFNELNVDGYFLEFDDERSGGFEPLRYVPKGKYVVLGLVTTKRGELESVDSLERRIEQAAKYVDIDQLCLSPQCGFSSTEEGNDITEEQEIRKLERIVETAARVWG, encoded by the coding sequence ATGACCCAGCGTTCGAGCCCTCCATTTCGCGCGGACCATGTCGGCAGCCTGCTGCGGCCTCCCACGCTGCACGAGGCTAGGGAACGAGCCGCGGAAGGGGTGATCAGCAAGGAAGAACTGCGTGCGGTGGAAGACGAGGCCATCCGCGGCGTCGTCGACCTTCAGCGCAAGGTCGGCCTCCAGTCGGCAACGGACGGTGAATTCCGCAGAGCCTCGTGGCACATGGACTTCATCTATCAGCTCGAAGGCGTTTCGAAGAGCGACGAACGGCTGCACGTCAAGTTCCACAACGCGGCCGGTGACCTGGAGTTCAGCCCTCCAGGGCTACAGGTCGACGGCAAGGTCGGGCTCGGTGCGCCGATTTTCGCCGAGCACTTCGCCTACCTGAAGTCCATTGTGGATCCAGGGGTCACGCCGAAATTGACCATCCCCTCGCCGAGCATGGTGTACTACCGGGGCGGGAGGTCGGCCGTCGCCGAAACGGTGTACCCCGATCTGGAGGACTTCTTCGCCGACCTCGGTGCCGCGTATGCCGAGGAGGTCAAGGCGATCGGCGAACTCGGCTGCACGTATCTACAGCTGGACGACACGAGCCTCGCCTACCTCAACGACCCCGCGCAGCGCGAGCTCGTCGCGAGGATGGGTTTCGATCCCGAGAAGCTGCACCTGCGCAACATCAAGACGATGAACGCGGCCATCGCGGCGAAGCCGGAAGGCATGGCCATCACGACTCATCTGTGCAGGGGCAACTTCCGGTCGTCGTGGGCGGCTGAGGGAAGCTACGACTTCGTCGCGGAAGCCCTTTTCAACGAGTTGAATGTGGACGGTTACTTCCTCGAATTCGACGACGAGCGCTCTGGTGGTTTCGAACCGCTGCGTTACGTGCCGAAGGGCAAGTACGTGGTACTCGGTCTCGTGACGACAAAGCGGGGCGAGCTGGAATCGGTCGATTCGCTCGAACGCCGCATCGAGCAGGCCGCGAAGTACGTCGACATCGACCAGCTTTGTCTCTCTCCGCAGTGTGGTTTCTCCTCGACGGAGGAAGGCAACGACATCACCGAAGAGCAGGAGATCCGCAAGCTGGAACGCATCGTGGAGACGGCCGCGAGGGTGTGGGGCTGA
- a CDS encoding response regulator, with the protein MTVKVLVVDDHPVVRDGVTSLLRSDPGLVVVGSADCGRAAMTSAAELWPDLVLLDLRLPDMLAPEVITGLRKVRASAKIVVFTAHGDHQGVVAALDAGADGALLKDVAGMDLAAALRKVLGGERVVDPRVLPEERQRSAALAGSGLSRREYEVLRHAARGKTNPEIAEATGLTRNTVKTYLQAALHKLGARNRVEAISKANEAGLL; encoded by the coding sequence GTGACGGTGAAGGTACTCGTCGTCGACGATCATCCCGTCGTGCGCGACGGCGTCACCTCGCTGCTGCGGTCGGATCCCGGTCTTGTCGTCGTCGGCTCGGCCGATTGCGGAAGGGCGGCCATGACCAGTGCCGCCGAGTTGTGGCCCGACCTGGTGCTGCTCGATCTGCGATTGCCGGACATGCTGGCGCCCGAGGTGATCACGGGGCTCCGCAAGGTGCGTGCCTCCGCCAAGATCGTGGTGTTCACGGCACACGGCGACCATCAAGGTGTCGTCGCCGCGCTGGACGCGGGTGCCGATGGCGCGTTGCTGAAGGATGTCGCCGGCATGGATCTGGCCGCCGCGCTGCGCAAGGTGCTCGGCGGTGAGCGGGTCGTCGACCCGAGGGTGCTGCCGGAGGAACGGCAACGGTCGGCCGCGCTCGCGGGTAGCGGGCTCAGCCGCAGGGAATACGAGGTGCTGCGCCATGCGGCGCGGGGAAAGACGAATCCGGAGATCGCCGAGGCGACCGGGCTGACCCGCAACACCGTGAAGACCTATTTGCAGGCAGCGCTCCACAAGCTCGGCGCCCGCAACAGAGTCGAGGCCATCAGCAAAGCCAATGAGGCAGGTCTGCTCTAG
- a CDS encoding GAF domain-containing sensor histidine kinase — translation MAAWRRKAAEVAVERASALDGLLRERDGLLTVLDRTAALRGTARLIRQTVGADAGFVADIGAEDTGHGDNAMIRWLSGMRTDRLNNLVVPSGQGIGGRVLASGKPVRVSDYVSSTTITHQFDAHVSGEGMAAMLAVPVRCGQETVAVAYAAMRRPSAFGDDAVARLERVADQAATALRIAGTAESGKADAVTAERQRMADALHDSVGALLFSIGAQVRDLQEAARDNPALDPRLRKLESDVSSAAGALRESLLALSETASPERALEAELAQCARSFESRTGVPAGFVRLGPVPALDGERSGFLVAVVREGLLNVEKHAKARSVVVSFGPVEQGVQLAVADDGTGGTGTDIRSEGTGMGVRSLAARAARLGGKVSLVRDLDDGCTLRAWLPDVLT, via the coding sequence ATGGCTGCCTGGCGGCGAAAAGCGGCGGAGGTCGCCGTCGAGCGGGCGAGCGCGCTCGACGGTCTGCTTCGCGAGCGCGACGGACTGCTGACGGTGCTCGACCGGACCGCCGCGCTGCGCGGCACCGCGCGGCTGATCAGACAGACGGTTGGCGCCGACGCCGGATTCGTGGCCGACATCGGTGCCGAAGACACGGGGCACGGCGACAACGCGATGATCCGCTGGCTTTCCGGAATGCGCACCGACCGGCTGAACAACCTCGTCGTACCCAGTGGTCAGGGCATCGGCGGCAGGGTGCTCGCCTCGGGAAAGCCGGTGCGGGTGAGCGACTACGTCAGTTCGACGACGATCACCCACCAATTCGACGCGCACGTCAGCGGTGAGGGAATGGCCGCGATGCTCGCGGTGCCCGTCAGGTGCGGTCAGGAGACCGTCGCCGTCGCCTACGCGGCCATGCGAAGGCCGTCGGCGTTCGGTGACGACGCCGTTGCGAGGCTGGAAAGGGTGGCCGATCAGGCAGCGACCGCGTTGCGGATCGCCGGCACCGCCGAGTCGGGAAAGGCCGATGCCGTCACAGCCGAACGGCAGCGCATGGCCGACGCGCTGCACGACTCGGTCGGCGCGTTGTTGTTCTCCATCGGGGCGCAGGTCAGGGACTTGCAGGAGGCCGCGAGGGACAATCCGGCGCTCGACCCGCGGCTACGGAAGCTGGAATCCGACGTCTCCTCGGCGGCGGGCGCGCTGCGCGAGTCGCTGCTCGCGCTGTCGGAGACGGCGAGCCCCGAGCGGGCGCTTGAGGCCGAATTGGCCCAGTGCGCGCGGTCGTTCGAGTCGCGTACCGGGGTTCCGGCCGGTTTCGTGCGGCTCGGTCCGGTTCCAGCCCTCGACGGGGAACGTTCCGGCTTCCTGGTCGCTGTGGTCAGGGAGGGGCTGCTCAATGTGGAGAAACACGCGAAAGCCCGCTCTGTCGTGGTGAGTTTCGGACCCGTCGAGCAGGGGGTTCAGCTCGCCGTGGCCGACGACGGCACGGGTGGCACCGGAACCGATATTCGCTCGGAGGGGACGGGAATGGGAGTGCGGTCGCTCGCGGCGCGGGCGGCGAGGCTCGGTGGCAAGGTCAGCCTTGTCCGCGACCTCGACGACGGGTGCACACTGCGTGCCTGGTTGCCGGATGTGCTGACGTGA